The proteins below are encoded in one region of Triticum aestivum cultivar Chinese Spring chromosome 1B, IWGSC CS RefSeq v2.1, whole genome shotgun sequence:
- the LOC123124011 gene encoding shaggy-related protein kinase alpha → MHMMRRLKSIASGRSSVSDPGGDSGSKRPKFDQDGLGDIVIQPHLSDDKPMHLDQESSSSHRNAEASTSTSMNPAKAEETGADLPKGMNDMTISDDKVDGRNNDKDAEGVTVDGNGTEAGQIIVTTIGGQNGKPKQKVSYMAERVVGTGSFGVVYQAKCLETGETVAIKKVLQDKRYKNRELQTMQLLDHPNVVQLKHHFFSTTERGEVYLNLVLEYVSETVYRVAKYYCRLNQRVPILYVKLYAYQMCRALAYIHRVVGVCHRDIKPQNLLVNPHTHQLKLCDFGSAKKLAPGEPNISYICSRYYRAPELIFGATEYTTAIDIWSVGCVVAELLIGQPLFPGESGVDQLVEIIKILGTPTREEIRCMNPNYSEFKFPQIKAHPWHKLFGKRMPPEAVDLVSRLLQYSPNLRCTAVDACAHPFFDELRDPKTCLPNGRPLPPLFNFSGAELEGLPVELLHRIIPEHMRK, encoded by the exons ATGCATATGATGCGGCGGCTCAAGAGCATCGCCTCCGGCCGCTCCTCCGTCTCCGATCCG GGTGGTGACTCTGGCTCAAAAAGGCCAAAATTTGATCAGGATGGATTGGGCGATATTGTCATTCAACCACATCTATCTGATGACAAACCTATGCATCTAGACCAAGAATCATCATCATCTCATAGAAATGCTGAGGCAAGCACATCTACTAGTATGAATCCTGCTAAAGCTGAAGAAACGGGTGCAGATCTTCCGAAAGGAATGAATGATATGACAATAAGCGATGATAAAGTTGATGGCCGTAATAATGATAAG GATGCTGAAGGGGTTACCGTTGATGGAAATGGAACAGAAGCTGGCCAGATCATTGTGACAACAATAGGAGGTCAAAATGGGAAGCCAAAGCAG AAGGTCTCATACATGGCAGAGCGCGTCGTTGGGACTGGTTCGTTTGGTGTAGTATATCAG GCTAAGTGCTTGGAAACTGGAGAAACTGTTGCCATTAAGAAGGTGCTGCAGGATAAGAGATATAAGAACAGAGAGCTGCAAACAATGCAGTTACTTGACCATCCAAATGTAGTTCAGCTAAAGCATCACTTCTTTTCGACAACTGAGAGGGGTGAAGTGTACCTAAACCTTGTACTTGAATATGTCTCGGAGACAGTTTATCGTGTTGCCAAATATTATTGTCGGCTGAACCAGCGTGTACCCATACTATATGTTAAGCTGTATGCATATCAG ATGTGCCGGGCCCTTGCATATATCCATCGTGTTGTTGGTGTATGCCATCGAGATATTAAGCCGCAAAATCTGTTG GTCAATCCTCATACGCATCAACTTAAGCTTTGTGATTTTGGGAGTGCTAAAAAACTG GCCCCTGGAGAGCCAAACATCTCATACATCTGCTCGCGGTATTATAGGGCTCCTGAACTAATATTTGGAGCTACAGAGTACACCACAGCAATTGATATCTGGTCTGTTGGTTGTGTAGTAGCTGAGCTTCTGATTGGCCAG CCTCTGTTTCCTGGAGAAAGTGGCGTTGATCAGTTGGTTGAAATTATAAAG ATTTTGGGTACCCCAACAAGAGAAGAAATCAGATGCATGAACCCAAACTACTCTGAATTCAAGTTCCCTCAGATAAAAGCTCATCCCTGGCACAAG CTTTTTGGTAAGCGCATGCCACCTGAAGCAGTTGATCTTGTGTCAAGGCTACTTCAGTACTCACCAAATCTGCGCTGCACAGCT GTTGATGCTTGTGCCCATCCGTTCTTCGATGAACTGCGGGATCCCAAGACCTGCTTGCCAAATGGACGGCCATTACCACCATTGTTCAACTTCTCGGGAGCTG AGCTAGAAGGCCTCCCTGTTGAGCTGCTCCACCGGATCATTCCCGAACATATGAGGAAGTGA
- the LOC123124017 gene encoding probable E3 ubiquitin-protein ligase XBOS33, which translates to MGNSLGCSASGERLVSAARDGDAVEARMLLELSPALARYSTFGGLNSPLHFAAAKGHLDIVTLLLEKGADVNARNYCGQTALMHACRHGHWEVVQMLLLFRCNVTRADYLSGRTALHFAAHDGLVRCVRLLLADFIPSGPLEDTASSVADGGDSQTNSGSSPTSSLGLKFNEPARVRYINKPADGGVTALHMAALNGHFDCMQLLIELGANVSAVTFPYGTTSNLIGAGSTPLHYAAGGGSLECCQVLLSKGASRLTLNCNGWLPMDVARIFGRRCLEPLLSPNSHTIIPAIQPSSYLALPLMSILNIAREFGLQHTVSSVDESDLCAVCLERSCSVAAEGCGHEFCIKCALYLCSTSNVRVEFTGPAGSIPCPLCRNGIMSFTKLPSTPTEGLKSSSALTFCNPCILNTRSVDSPATVCKSEIRRNRVAALSSELVCPLTCSPFPSSALPTCRCSDDDPCGSTETLDGSEVQSPRPSHSASTELDKRGEQDVDRTTCSGMFWSRRSCQREQQCNAEINA; encoded by the exons ATGGGGAACTCGCTCGGGTGCTCCGCGTCCGGCGAGCGGCTGGTGTCCGCGGCGCGGGACGGGGACGCCGTCGAGGCGCGCATGCTGCTCGAGCTCAGCCCGGCgctcgcgcgctactccaccttcGGCGGCCTCAACTCGCCGCTCCACTTCGCCGCCGCCAAGGGCCACCTCGAC ATTGTGACGCTGCTGCTGGAGAAGGGCGCGGATGTGAACGCGCGGAACTACTGCGGTCAG ACCGCATTGATGCATGCATGCCGACATGGACACTGGGAGGTGGTTCAGATGCTTCTGCTCTTCAGATGCAAT GTTACCAGAGCGGATTACTTGAGCGGTCGAACGGCATTGCACTTTGCAGCACACGACGGACTTGTTCGGTGTGTAAGGCTGTTACTTGCCGACTTCATCCCAAGCGGGCCCTTGGAGGATACTGCCTCTTCGGTGGCAGATGGCGGTGATTCTCAGACGAATAGCGGCAGCAGTCCTACTTCTTCACTGGGACTGAAATTTAATGAACC TGCTCGTGTGAGGTACATCAACAAACCTGCTGATGGCGGTGTTACTGCTCTTCACATGGCAGCTTTGAATGGTCATTTCGATTGCATGCAATTGTTGATTGAGTTAGGTGCAAATGTCTCAGCTGTCACATTTCCCTATGGAACTACATCAAATTTGATAG GAGCTGGCAGCACTCCTTTGCATTATGCAGCCGGTGGGGGCAGTCTGGAGTGTTGCCAG GTACTTCTTTCAAAAGGTGCTAGCAGGTTGACACTCAACTGCAATGG GTGGCTTCCCATGGATGTTGCTAGGATATTTGGACGCCGTTGCTTGGAGCCATTACTTTCTCCAAATTCACACACGATTATTCCAGCAATTCAGCCATCCAGTTATCTTGCCTTGCCACTGATGAGCATACTTAATATAGCCAG AGAATTTGGGTTGCAACACACCGTATCCTCGGTGGATGAGAGTGACCTTTGTGCAGTTTGCCTGGAACGGTCTTGCTCTGTAGCTGCTGAAG GCTGTGGTCACGAGTTCTGCATCAAATGCGCTCTCTATCTTTGCTCAACCAGTAATGTCCGTGTGGAGTTCACAGGCCCAGCTGGGTCAATCCCATGCCCTCTCTGCAGGAATGGAATAATGTCATTCACTAAGCTACCGAGCACACCGACAGAAGGGCTCAAATCAAGCTCAGCACTCACATTCTGCAATCCATGCATTTTGAATACCCGTTCTGTGGACTCCCCAGCAACTGTCTGTAAATCTGAAATCAGGCGGAACCGTGTGGCAGCTCTCTCTTCCGAGTTGGTCTGTCCACTGACCTGCAGCCCATTTCCGTCGTCCGCCCTCCCAACCTGCAGGTGCAGTGATGACGATCCATGCGGCTCAACAGAAACGCTGGATGGCTCCGAGGTGCAATCTCCGCGGCCCTCGCACAGCGCAAGCACAGAGCTGGATAAGAGGGGAGAGCAGGACGTTGACCGGACCACCTGCTCAGGCATGTTCTGGAGTCGCAGAAGCTGTCAGAGGGAGCAGCAGTGCAATGCGGAAATCAATGCTTGA